The following proteins come from a genomic window of Deltaproteobacteria bacterium:
- a CDS encoding conjugal transfer protein TraR yields the protein MSPVSQGCPHSVKASTPRSAGGGRGSRLQTGPAARRLPGLFRQPSTRENPVAGGLSKRDLNKFKKLLEEKRRAVLENAKKTLVEDMTLDPNDLPDEMDLASSEYLQSFNFRLRGREKAYLKKVELALRKIEDGTFGICEQCEEPITKKRLEARPETTLCIRCKEAQERDEKAFG from the coding sequence ATGTCGCCAGTGTCGCAAGGTTGCCCACACTCGGTCAAGGCATCCACGCCGCGATCCGCCGGGGGCGGGCGCGGTTCGCGCTTGCAAACCGGGCCAGCCGCACGTAGACTGCCCGGCCTGTTTCGACAACCCTCGACGCGGGAGAACCCTGTGGCAGGTGGGCTAAGCAAGCGAGATCTGAACAAGTTCAAGAAGCTTCTCGAGGAAAAGCGGCGCGCCGTCCTGGAGAATGCGAAAAAGACGCTCGTCGAGGACATGACGCTCGATCCGAACGATCTCCCCGACGAGATGGACTTGGCGTCGAGCGAGTACCTGCAGTCGTTCAATTTTCGGTTGCGCGGGCGAGAGAAGGCCTACCTCAAGAAGGTGGAACTCGCACTCCGCAAGATCGAGGACGGCACGTTCGGCATCTGCGAACAGTGCGAGGAGCCGATCACCAAGAAGCGCCTCGAGGCGCGCCCCGAGACCACCCTGTGCATCCGCTGCAAGGAAGCACAGGAGCGCGACGAGAAGGCGTTCGGGTAG
- a CDS encoding PilZ domain-containing protein produces the protein MAYTAVVADARQHPRYAVEVAVRLDLGDLSVEGRSRNLSRGGMSAYTADAVPLGAEGTAQLALVLAPAGGDASARSEPLELPVRIVWCTPIGDEHQLGAAFLTLTREQMDTLELFLRYLDEGRARGDDVAPNDPFAS, from the coding sequence CTGGCCTATACTGCCGTCGTGGCCGACGCGCGCCAGCATCCGCGCTACGCGGTCGAGGTGGCCGTTCGTCTCGATCTGGGGGATCTGTCCGTCGAGGGTCGCTCCCGGAACCTGTCGCGCGGCGGGATGTCCGCGTACACGGCGGACGCCGTACCGCTGGGGGCCGAGGGGACGGCGCAGCTCGCGCTCGTGCTCGCGCCGGCCGGCGGCGACGCCTCGGCCCGGTCCGAGCCGCTCGAGCTGCCGGTGCGCATCGTCTGGTGCACGCCGATCGGCGACGAACACCAACTGGGCGCGGCGTTTCTCACGCTGACCCGGGAGCAGATGGACACGCTCGAGTTGTTCCTGCGCTACCTCGACGAAGGCCGCGCGCGCGGCGACGACGTCGCGCCGAACGATCCGTTCGCGTCATGA
- a CDS encoding PilZ domain-containing protein gives MTEHRVHPRFAIRLSAEVACGDRTFTGTTRNVSVGGCCLESAFPLAEGAEVRLDLFVVVDGIEDERMPPLTTRATVQWAAEQDDGAFAAGLRFTGLTAAQQRWLDQFLARTGAGDA, from the coding sequence ATGACCGAACACCGCGTCCATCCCCGCTTCGCCATCCGTCTGTCGGCCGAGGTCGCCTGCGGCGATCGCACGTTCACCGGCACCACCCGCAACGTGTCGGTCGGGGGCTGCTGCCTCGAGTCGGCGTTCCCCCTCGCCGAAGGCGCGGAAGTCCGCCTCGACCTGTTCGTCGTCGTCGACGGGATCGAAGACGAGCGCATGCCGCCGCTGACGACGCGCGCCACCGTCCAGTGGGCCGCCGAGCAGGACGATGGCGCGTTCGCCGCGGGCCTGCGGTTCACCGGGCTCACCGCGGCGCAGCAGCGGTGGCTCGATCAGTTCCTCGCGCGCACCGGCGCCGGCGACGCATAG
- a CDS encoding adenosylcobalamin-dependent ribonucleoside-diphosphate reductase, with product MALSRNALAVLRRRYLRPGETPDDLFRRVAATIRAAEARLPDPPADADAFADRLRARMAAGELLPNSPALMNAGRPDGQLAACFVVPVEDDTAAIFDAIKWAAMIQRTGGGTGFSFSRLRPAGDPVGDGGVAAGPVAFMEAFDRATAAIAQGGVRRGANMGVLRVDHPDILDFVTVKLDPDRMRNFNLSVAATDAFMAAVDRGERYALRNPRTGAVVRELDARRVFQLIADVAWQCGDPGMLFIDRIEAANPTPALGRIEATNPCGEQPLLPFEACVLGSVNLSAFVRDGSVDEAALAAAVRDGVRMLDDLIDASAFPLPQIEAITRANRKIGLGVMGWADLLIALGIPYDDDEALALADRVGALVERESLAMSERLAEARGPFSNWPQSTWAGTRRLRNATTTTVAPTGTISILAGCSSGIEPLYAVAYERHVLDGEVLDEMHPAFERIARARGFWSDALRDAVRARGRVRGLDGVPADVQRLFATAHDVAPERHVQMQAVFQRYSHSGVSKTVNLPRDAPPEAVARAYRLAYELGCKGITVYRDGSRAGQVLAYGRGGATGGEGDAERCPECGGAVRRAGGCVACRQCGWSACA from the coding sequence ATGGCGCTGTCGCGCAATGCGCTGGCCGTGCTCCGCCGCCGCTATCTGCGGCCCGGCGAGACGCCGGACGATCTGTTTCGCCGGGTCGCCGCGACGATCCGCGCCGCGGAAGCCCGCCTGCCGGACCCGCCGGCCGATGCGGACGCGTTCGCCGACCGGCTGCGCGCGCGCATGGCGGCGGGCGAGCTGCTGCCGAACTCGCCCGCGCTGATGAACGCCGGGCGTCCGGACGGCCAGCTCGCCGCGTGTTTCGTCGTGCCGGTCGAGGACGACACCGCCGCGATCTTCGACGCCATCAAGTGGGCGGCGATGATCCAGCGCACCGGCGGCGGGACCGGGTTTAGCTTCTCGCGGCTGCGCCCCGCCGGCGATCCGGTCGGCGACGGCGGCGTCGCGGCCGGCCCGGTGGCGTTCATGGAGGCGTTCGACCGCGCCACCGCGGCGATCGCCCAGGGCGGCGTGCGCCGCGGCGCCAACATGGGCGTGCTGCGCGTCGACCATCCGGACATCCTCGACTTCGTCACCGTCAAGCTCGACCCGGACCGCATGCGCAACTTCAACCTGTCGGTGGCGGCGACCGATGCGTTCATGGCGGCGGTCGACCGCGGCGAGCGCTACGCCCTGCGCAACCCGCGCACCGGCGCGGTCGTGCGCGAACTCGACGCGCGGCGGGTGTTCCAGCTCATCGCCGACGTGGCCTGGCAGTGCGGCGATCCCGGCATGCTGTTCATCGACCGCATCGAAGCGGCCAACCCCACGCCGGCGCTCGGCCGGATCGAGGCGACGAATCCGTGCGGCGAGCAACCGCTGTTGCCGTTCGAGGCGTGCGTGCTCGGCAGCGTCAACCTCTCGGCGTTCGTCCGCGACGGCTCGGTCGACGAGGCCGCGCTCGCGGCGGCGGTCCGCGACGGCGTGCGCATGCTCGACGACCTGATCGACGCCAGCGCGTTCCCGCTGCCGCAGATCGAGGCGATCACCCGCGCCAACCGCAAGATCGGCCTCGGCGTGATGGGCTGGGCGGATCTGTTGATCGCGCTGGGCATCCCGTACGACGACGACGAGGCGCTGGCGCTCGCCGACCGGGTCGGCGCGCTCGTCGAGCGCGAATCGCTGGCGATGTCCGAGCGGCTCGCGGAGGCGCGCGGGCCGTTTTCGAACTGGCCGCAGTCGACGTGGGCGGGGACGCGCCGGCTGCGCAACGCGACGACGACGACGGTCGCGCCGACCGGGACGATCAGCATCCTCGCCGGCTGTTCGAGCGGGATCGAGCCGCTGTACGCAGTGGCGTACGAGCGGCACGTGCTCGACGGCGAGGTGCTCGACGAGATGCACCCGGCGTTCGAGCGCATCGCGCGGGCGCGCGGGTTCTGGAGCGACGCGCTGCGCGACGCGGTCCGCGCGCGCGGCCGCGTGCGCGGGCTCGACGGGGTGCCGGCGGACGTGCAGCGGCTGTTCGCGACGGCGCATGACGTCGCCCCGGAGCGGCACGTGCAGATGCAGGCCGTGTTCCAGCGCTACAGCCACTCGGGCGTGTCCAAGACGGTCAACCTGCCGCGTGACGCGCCGCCGGAGGCGGTCGCGCGCGCCTACCGGCTGGCGTACGAACTCGGGTGCAAGGGGATTACCGTGTACCGCGACGGCAGCCGGGCGGGGCAGGTGCTCGCGTACGGGCGCGGCGGCGCCACCGGCGGGGAGGGCGACGCCGAGCGGTGCCCCGAGTGCGGTGGGGCGGTGCGGCGCGCCGGAGGCTGCGTGGCCTGCCGCCAGTGCGGCTGGTCGGCGTGCGCGTGA
- a CDS encoding TIGR04563 family protein — protein MAGSDKRKQSLYFPEDMLKEIQEEAARQDRSLSWIVQKAWKIARREIMKYPSVNEFPGEDDPKEAKA, from the coding sequence ATGGCCGGCTCGGACAAGCGCAAGCAAAGCCTCTACTTCCCCGAGGACATGCTCAAGGAGATCCAGGAGGAAGCGGCCCGCCAGGACCGGTCGCTGTCGTGGATCGTACAAAAGGCGTGGAAGATCGCCCGCCGTGAGATCATGAAGTACCCGTCGGTCAACGAGTTCCCCGGCGAGGACGACCCGAAGGAAGCCAAGGCGTAG
- a CDS encoding alpha/beta fold hydrolase, whose translation MPPPACEPAAQVVPAPAVVSPPTAARTEHYALRPGDRSPLFYERYDPGRPGAPAVALCDGIGCDGYVWRYLIRALAPRARLVHGHYPGHGRSPRPRDGARLAIADLADDVAALLDDADIDRATLVGHSMGVQVALETYRRHPDRVAALVLVCGAPGSPLRTFRGTSAAARVLPVLRAAAGAAPRAIGGVWRAFTPTRAALWLAARIEINGALIDPDDFRPYLDGLARVDPNLFLALLTEANRHSALDVLPRVAVPALVVAGDRDGFTPASLSRRMAADIPRAELVVVEGGSHTAPLERPHQVERAVIDFLTRRVWRAGAARGDRPSPSHSPSPPS comes from the coding sequence CTGCCGCCGCCCGCTTGCGAACCGGCCGCGCAGGTCGTCCCGGCGCCCGCCGTCGTGTCGCCACCTACCGCCGCCCGCACCGAGCACTACGCCCTTCGCCCGGGCGACCGGTCGCCGCTGTTCTACGAGCGCTACGATCCGGGGCGGCCGGGCGCGCCGGCGGTCGCGTTGTGTGACGGCATCGGCTGCGACGGCTACGTGTGGCGCTACCTGATCCGGGCGCTCGCTCCCCGCGCCCGGCTCGTTCACGGCCACTATCCCGGCCATGGCCGGTCGCCCCGCCCGCGCGACGGCGCCCGCCTGGCCATCGCGGATCTCGCGGATGACGTCGCGGCCCTGCTCGACGACGCGGACATCGACCGCGCGACCCTGGTCGGCCACTCGATGGGGGTGCAAGTCGCGCTCGAGACGTACCGGCGCCACCCGGACCGGGTCGCCGCACTCGTGCTCGTGTGCGGCGCGCCGGGCTCGCCGCTGCGCACGTTCCGCGGCACGTCGGCCGCCGCGCGCGTCCTGCCGGTGTTGCGCGCCGCCGCCGGCGCCGCGCCCCGCGCGATCGGCGGCGTGTGGCGCGCGTTCACCCCGACGCGCGCCGCGCTGTGGCTGGCGGCGCGGATCGAGATCAACGGCGCGCTCATCGACCCGGACGACTTTCGCCCCTACCTCGACGGGCTCGCCCGCGTCGATCCCAACCTGTTTTTGGCGCTGCTCACCGAGGCGAACCGCCACAGCGCGCTCGACGTGTTGCCCCGCGTCGCGGTGCCGGCGCTCGTCGTCGCGGGCGACCGCGACGGCTTCACGCCGGCGAGCCTGAGCCGCCGGATGGCCGCCGACATCCCACGCGCCGAGCTCGTCGTGGTCGAAGGCGGGTCGCACACCGCGCCGCTCGAGCGGCCTCACCAGGTCGAGCGCGCGGTGATCGACTTCCTCACCCGCCGGGTGTGGCGAGCCGGCGCAGCGCGCGGCGATCGACCCAGCCCGTCGCATTCACCCTCCCCACCGTCGTGA